A genomic segment from Fusarium keratoplasticum isolate Fu6.1 chromosome 10, whole genome shotgun sequence encodes:
- a CDS encoding NmrA domain-containing protein, producing the protein MSPTILIAGATGNTGRNTTETLSRFIDSKSFLSGYKILALTRSANGDAAKQLSKLPNVEVVEMAWTEVTADWLRKNNVVRAFIASHVLPTQFSEESTFHVAALKAGVKYVVRISTTAANVRPDSLAYYSRTHWAIESLLASPEFSAMQWTSLQPNAFTPLFLNTGVQFVKDFRETGKQGILRLMSNEDAPVAPIDANEVGAIAAHLLAEEDPSRHNKAKYVLNGPEDITGKQVVELVEQAIGTKVENVVYKDTSFIDHMVMAAPSEFQSIMKSIVHSLDASWEGKCSTSTTSKEMLELDLLKLTPAEAFKAFIQ; encoded by the coding sequence ATGTCTCCCACAATCCTCATCGCTGGTGCCACAGGCAACACTGGCCGAAACACTACCGAAACCCTGTCACGATTTATCGATTCCAAGAGCTTTCTCTCTGGCTACAAgatcctcgccctcacccGTTCCGCCAACGGAGATGCAGCCAAGCAGTTGTCCAAGCTGCCAAACGTCGAGGTCGTGGAGATGGCCTGGACAGAGGTAACAGCCGATTGGCTTCGCAAAAACAATGTCGTCAGGGCATTTATAGCATCACACGTGCTGCCAACCCAGTTTTCCGAAGAGTCAACATTCCATGTTGCCGCTCTCAAAGCAGGCGTCAAGTATGTCGTTCGCATCTCGACCACGGCTGCAAACGTGCGCCCTGACAGTCTGGCGTACTACTCACGAACACACTGGGCGATCGAAAGCTTGCTGGCCTCGCCAGAGTTTAGTGCTATGCAGTGGACTTCGCTGCAGCCCAATGCCTTCACTCCGCTCTTCCTCAACACTGGGGTGCAGTTCGTCAAAGATTTCCGAGAGACCGGAAAGCAGGGTATTCTGAGGCTAATGTCAAACGAGGATGCGCCTGTCGCTCCTATTGATGCTAACGAGGTCGGGGCTATCGCCGCTCACTTgttggccgaggaggatcCAAGCCGACACAACAAGGCAAAGTACGTCTTGAACGGACCAGAGGACATCACCGGCAAGCAGGTTGTCGAATTGGTTGAACAAGCCATTGGCACCAAGGTCGAAAACGTTGTTTATAAGGATACGTCTTTTATTGATCACATGGTTATGGCGGCACCTTCAGAATTTCAGTCTATTATGAAGTCGATTGTGCACTCTTTGGATGCGAGCTGGGAAGGAAAGTGttcgacctcgacgacgagcaaGGAGATGCTGGAGTTGGATCTACTGAAGCTCACGCCTGCTGAGGCGTTCAAGGCTTTCATCCAGTAG